The Juglans regia cultivar Chandler chromosome 6, Walnut 2.0, whole genome shotgun sequence genome contains the following window.
AGCCGTCTCAGAGGTTGTCCTTCGCAAGCAATACAAGCTCCTCCATCTCCATAATTCTCCACGCGCTTTTACCTCGCGTGGCCTATCCAAAACAGGACTGAGGACTCCAATCCCACTCCCAGGCAGGCACGGACCACGGttcacatatataatttcaacGGGGGCTAGAGGCCCAGAACTGGGCAGGGCAGCGTAGGCCATTCTCAGGGTTTCCGTCAGCGATACACGACGCGAGGAGACGCCTTGATCCGACGTTGGTGTCTTCGCTTTCCTCTTCGTCTGCTTCGATTCGAAAGCCTCTCCGATTCCCCCATTTCAGTCTGTCTCTGTCTCGGGAAGCTAAACCTGTACTCCAATCCTTATCTCTCTGCCTTTACCTACCTACCTATCTATATATATCGATATCTACGTGAAGGAATCTTCGATGGCGGCCATGGAGGAAACCAAAGTTGGGGTCGACGCGGACGCGGCGTCTCGATTGGTGAAGGAGCTTCGGGACGGCTTTGCTACTGGTAAGACTCGGAGCTACCAGTGGAGAGTGTCCCAGTTGAAGAGCATTCTGAAGATGGCTGAGGATCACGAGCACGACGTCGTCGAAGCTCTTCGCTCCGACCTCTCCAAGCCCGAGCTCGAGTCCTGCCTCTACGAGGTCCtctttatcatcatcatcactatcgTCTTtgcctctttttatttttattttttatatgttttttgctCGTTGACTTTGGATTATAATTCCATGTTGCTTTACTCGATGTATCCATGTACCATCTTGCTGTTTTCTTCgtcctttctttttcattgcatatgttgggatattgttattattatgtgGTTGAATTTCACGAAGAACAGCCAATTACCAAGATGcttaattatttctaaataaaaatttgaattagaatttttaaaggCTTTGGGAAAATATAGCGAGGTTAGTAGTACgttaatatatagtgtataatCAATTATCTTGGCTCAATGATTTGAGGATTTTCAAGTAATGGAGCTGGTAGATCTATTACATTTGATGATAAGGACAGATTTTCATTTATCACGTCATGTATTTGATAGCAAATCATTCGTTACACGTTCTCATTTACACTATTTTGTTATTAATTCAACTCCTACgggtttctgtttttgtttttgatttggcttacttcttttttttttatataaatttcatgtgTTCTTTAAATGTAGCTTTAAGAGTCGAGCAAAGCGGGATAGGAAGATTTATATGTCAAATGCTTAGGATTTGGGTCCATTCTGTGGCACACATCAaaagctttttcttttgaactttACCGTATGGGTGGGTGGTGGAGTATTAATGGCATACATACTTAAAGCTTTTTCCATGCTATAAGAAGGCCGACCTTTAGATCCTTCTTGAAAGTACTAACTGTTACGTAGCTCAAGCTGTCATATTTATTGCAACAAGACTAGTCTTCTTTAACTACTCTCTTGTCATGTTGTGTAACTACTCATATGATCTCAAACTACAGAATTATTTAAATTCGAGGATTTGCTAGAATCTTGTTTTCTACTAGAATAGTTCagaatatttggtttattcttGCGCCTAATTACTTCAGAAGGTCTCAGTGATAATTTGTGCAAAGATGAGTATACCTGTAAACGAGAAAGTTATGCCTGCTTGGAAAGAAATTGAGTGTTAAATAAGACTCGCTGAAATTTATTGGGGAATAACGCTAAGCATTTGTAgcccattttttaaaatttggagttggttaaaatttcaaaatctgaGGAACGGTTGAAGAATTTGAGGTACATAAATCAAACTTTTGACAAGCTCTTTCTGGTCTTTGGGTCTTAGGCTTGCCCAAGGTTCAATTTAAACGAGATTCGGagacgtttgtattcacagctcatctcaactcatctcactactatttattactattcagcaactttaactcacaaatctcactactattcataactcatatcactactattcacaatccatcccaactcatctaaaatcattttcgaATTCAAACATCTCCTAGTGAACTCTATGATTGGAATCCCACGGAATTCACAgaacttaaatattaatatggaTGTCAATTTTTATATACTGCTTTTTCCCCctaaatttgatttatttggtTTATTATGCAGGTTGCTATGTTAAAGAACTCCTGCTCATTGGCAGTTAAGAAACTGAAACAATGGATGGTGCCAGAAAAGGTATTGTTTTGTCATTACCTGACAGTGAACTTAACTTCTATGTATgcatttttgtgaaatttaattATCCGAGTTTTGTTTGCTTCTTTGCCTCTAATTCAGGTTAAAACTTCAATAACAACTTTTCCTTCGTCAGCTGAAATAGTGCCGGAACCTCTGGGTGTTGTTTTGGTCATTTCACCTTGGAATTATCCTTTCTGTATGTTGATTCCATGTTaacatttttttagtatttaattttaaatttagaccTGAAcctgaaaataattaatgaaattaattcctccatataataattataacaaacATTTGTTTATCTCTCTTCTCCAGTGTTGTCTCTTGACCCCGTTATTGGAGCTATTGCAGCCGGTAATGCAGTCGTTCTAAAACCATCAGAAGTTTCTCCAGCCACATCATCTTTGCTTGCAAAATTAGTTGGGGAATATATGGACAACTCTTTGATAAGGGTTGTTGAGGGGGGTGTTGCTGAAACAACTGCACTACTGGAGCAAAAGTGGGACAAAATATGTTATACAGGTTCTTAGtaattttccattaatttgcCTTTTCTTCTAGGACAATATTAAAAAGTTGATATTGGATTGAGTGATATTCCTTTTGATGAAGAGTAAAATTACTGATTGACTGGCTAGAATTGTTGAATAAACTTACCGACCCAAATATTTGGTACGAGGAATTCTCATTTTGTGTGCATGGTTGCAAGTCCCTCACAAGCACTGAAaaactttgaaaagaaaatagttcAAGGTGGTGATGGAATATCTACGACCTGTAAAACTGAAAATCTACTATTGGCGCAGAGATTGAGGTAGGTGGTAGATAAGGAGTTATCTATTAACACTACGAAGTTACAAATTATTTTGTTGACAGATCAACTCTAAAGCCTTAAATGTGTGTTGCTGTGTTCAAGGGTTGTTGCAGCACATATGAGTAGTTTAGGGATGGATGGTGAAATAGATGAGACTAGCGTTCTTGAATTAAAATTGGGATGCGTAGTGGGTAGCTTTTCTCTGTCTTGTATTCTTTCAAATCAAGGCAGTTTGATGGAGAAACTATGATTTTGAGATAAGTTTGACTGAGTGAAGGAAGTCCATTTCCGTGGAGGTGGTGAAATAGCCTCTGTCATGGGCACCTTAATCTCGTTTTGCTACATATCTAATGCTAATGTTTACAgcattagaaaataaatgaagagaCGAAGGTTGGAAACTGGTAGGAGTTCTAGTGTCACTTGGTGGGTTAAGTTCAAGCCTTCCCTTAATTTATGGTAATTTGACTATTTTGTTAGTGGGAATGCTATTTGACAAGGAGATGATGTGTTGTCTTAGGACAATATTTGTTGTAGGCTCTGCTTCTTTGATTTTCTCTTCAGATATAAAACATTGCATTGAATAATGGCTACGGACATTTATATATTTGGTTTAGGCAAGAGGAAGAACTATCCGTTAATGTTTAGTTAATTCAATCAGGACTTAATGATCGCAATAAACGCCTTCGTATCAAATCTTTATTGCGGATGTGGAAGGGGGATGTGGTTTGTTTTCACGAAACAAAGTTACAATTCATTGATAAAAGAATTGTACGAAGTTTATGGGGGTGCTCGTATGTGGGTTGGGCTTATTTGGCTTCTTTGGGAGCCTCAGAAGGAGTTCTaataatgtgggataaaagagtggtagaggtgattgaggagtgtattggaGATTTCTCGGTTGCGACGCGGTTTAAAAATGTGGttgatggatgggaatgggcgTTTGCAGGTTCCTATGGTCCTAATGTGGACAGGGACAggagaaggttgtgggaggagttggcgggcgTATATTCACTATGGGAAGTGCCGTGGTGTttggggggtgattttaacatcacGAGGTTTCCTAGCGAACGTTCAGGGCATGTCCGAAATTCTGCGGCTATGGAGGATTTTTCTGAGTTTATCTTTGATCTAGACCACATGGATCTCCCTCTGGTAGGAGGAGAGTACACCTAGTCAAACGGGAGGGtttggtcgagattggatagattccttgtctCTCCCTCGTGGGAAGCCCATTATCCGGAAGTAAGCCAGAAACGGTTAGCTCGAGTTAGCTCAGATCATTTCCCTATTCTTCTAGACTGCGGGGGTATTCACAGGAGTCGCCGatattttaaattcgaaaatatgtggctaTCAGCGGATGGGTTTGTAGAGAAGGTGAGTGCTTGGTGGTCATCATATCAGTTTGTTGGTACTCTAAGTTTCATTCTTGCAAGCAAGTTAAAGGCGCTGAAAcaagacttgaagaagtggaacttggaagtgTTTGGTCACATTGACGATCAGAAGTCTGCAatgttggaggaattgcaagaGTTAGAGCGCAAAGAATTAGGGGGAGATACCTCGGAGGAGGTGGTTTTGAGGAAGGGTATAGTTATGGCAAACCTGGAAAGAGTTCTGTTGGAAGAAGAGatttcatggcgtcaaaaatccagggccctttggttgaaagaaggggatagatgcactaagttctttcacaaagtggctaattcacaccGGCGTAACAATGATATTGAGTCGCTTCAAGTAGACTCTCAGgtgatttcttctcctcccgaGCTAGAAAACTATATAGTACACTATTATGAGAACCTTCTCACGGAATCGGAatcttggaggccgaagcttgatgcctTGCCTTTCGAGGCAATTGACTCACAGAGAGCGTGTGATATAGAGAGGCCTTTTGCAGAAGAAGAGATTTACAAGGTCATCTCTGGTATGAATAAGGATAAAGCaccgggtccggatggtttctcaatgggttttttccaaacctgttgggatattgtgaaaggtgatgtaATGCAGGTCTTTAATGAATTTCATGCttcccaaaagtttgaaaaatctttcaatgcgactttcattgctctcattcccaagaaacacGGGGCTTTGACTATTGAGGACTTCCGTCCAATAAGTCTGATCAGTAGCATGTATAAGATTATTGCGAAGGTTCTGGCCAACCGGCTTAGCCCGGTGTTAGAGCATATCATTTCCAAGTCTCAGAACGCATTTATTcgggggagacaaattcttgattcggtacttattgcaaatgagtgtttggaccaCAGACTTCGGGAGGGAGGATCAGGTGTTgtgtgcaagcttgacatggagaaggcgtatgatcatgtgaactgggaatttctcttatacttgcttgagaggtgtggttttggggttaGATGGAATTCATGGATGTGTCATTGTATTTCCACGGCCCGATTCTCAGTTCTAGTCAACGGCAcacctgctggtttttttgatAGTTCACGGGGTTTgcggcagggagatcctctatccctacttttatttgttatagttatggaggcactaagtaGGATGATGCAGGCTGTTGTTGGAGGAGGGTTTTTAGCTGGTTTTCAGGTGGGCAATGGCTCAGGTGGTCCtattatcatttcacatctcctttttgcagatgatactttaGTCTTTTGTGAAGCGGACAATAGCCAAATTCAAACACTACGAGCATTGCTACTTTGCTTCGAAGCAGTGTCAGGGCTCAAAGTGAACCTAGGTAAGTCTGAAATGGTTCCTGTGGGTGCGGTGCCTAATATCCTCAGTTTAGCAAGCTTGCTGGAATGTAAAGTGTCTTCtttcccaatgaaatatctgggccttccattgggagcAACGTTTAAGAAtagagctatttgggatggggtgatggagaagatagagaaaaggttAGCTGGATGGAAACgagtatatttatcaaaagggggtcgcctcactcttattaagagtacacTCACTAACCTTCCCACATACTTTCTATCCTTAtttcctatgcctgcaggggtggtaAATAGGATGGAGAAACTTTTTAGGgcattcttatggggaggcatgggggaggagaagaaatttcatctGGTTAGATGGAAAACAGTTTGTGTCTCAGTTGTGAATGGAGGGTTGGGAGTGTATAACTTGAGgacttttaataaagctttattgggaaaatggctttggagatatcacttGGAGGAGGGagcattgtggaaggaaactgTTGATGCTAGATATGGAGTCGCTAggggagggtggtgttctaACGAAGTAAGAGGGGgatatggtgtgggtttatggaagtttataaggaaggggtggccatgCTTTGCAAATCAAATCTGTTTTGTAATTGGTGAGGGCAATCGAATAAGTTTTTGGCGGGacatgtggtgtggagatcaaacTTTGGAAAGGGCTTTTCCGGCACTATTtcgtattgcagttaataaGGAGGCGTCAGTAGCGGAAGTGCGACTATTTTCTCATGGTTCGTATCAGTGGAACATTCTTTTTAGTAGAGATCTACATGACTGGGAATTATCTATTGTTGCAGATTTTTTCAGATTACTATATTCTACACGGATCCCTATAGCACAACATGATCGTTTGAAATAGAGATCTAACAATCACAAGTTATGCACAGTGAAGGCGTATTATAACATCTTGACATCTCAAGATAATACTCCGTTTCCCTGGAAGAATATatggaggtctcgtgtgccttctagagtagccttttttgtttggtGTGCCGCCCTTGAgaagatattgaccacggataacttgagaaagaaaggaTGTGTAGtcatggagtggtgctacatgtgtagaaagaatggagaattggtgaaccatctcttactacattgtgaggtagcaagggcattgtgggatgagatttttcaaagggttgatttagcttgggttatgcctatgagagTGGTGGAcctgttgggttgttggaggaagatgcaaggttgtcatcaagtggcaatggtatggaagatgattccgtcgtgcatcatgtggtgtatttggacggaaaggaatgcgcactgctttgaagataaggaacgcacacTGGCCgagttgaagaaatatttgtttcACACATTATTGTCTTGGCTTTCCGCCATTGTATTACAGGGGggcaatgttcatgattttttgtctttaatctATCGCAcgtagaatgtaattaggtgttctttcgtatacttcctgtgtacatgggctatacTTAtttcactcatatatataatattgatcttttacttatcaaaaaaaaaaaaattcaatcaaggCTAATCTTGGACTATTCTAGCACCTTTCATGGAGGATATGGGATAATTTTTGGCATTGGCTATGTCTGTATCTGCTATTTATTTACTGTTCTCTTGGTGTTAGCCTTATTGAATGACAAATTGAGCATGTCTCAAATGAACTGTTTTAGCATGTTAGGATAATTAGTGCTTTTCGATATTGGAATTCTCCATTATCAATTGGTACAAGCCTGTAACCCTGTTGctgctaaaatattttttggtcaTTAGGTTCTGACAGTAGAATGATTTGATTGTTTGTAAACTCAAGTTATCCTCGAATTTTTAGGCAATGGAAGAGTTGGACGGATTGTGATGGCAGCTGCTGCGAAGCACCTTACACCGGTTCTTCTGGAACTTGGAGGAAAATCTCCGGTGGTTGTTGATTCGGGCATAAATCTACAGGTAAAAAGAACTGTTTTTTCTTTGCATAGCCTAATGGTTCCCCCTTTCCATTGtcctggaaaatattttgccaTATCCATTATCATTACTACAACATCTACCTTTGTGTCTCATGTGCTAACTTGTATTTGTTTGTACTTCCTAGGTTGCAACTAGAAGGATAATTGCAGGTAAGTGGGGGTGTAATAATGGTCAAACTTGCGTTGCTCCAGATTACATCTTAACAACAAAAGATTTTGCTCCGAAATTGGTAATTTGGCCAATATTATGCcattaaatatgttatttcatAAGTTTCATaagttttaaacatatttagtTTTACTATAATGCCTCTGATTCTCCAGGTGGATGCCCTGAAACATGAACTGGAgcatttttttggggagaatCCATTGGATTCAAAAGACTTGTCGCGCATTGTCAACTCAAACCACTTTGCTCGCTTGACCAAGTTATTGGATGAGGATCGGGTTTCTGGCACAATTGTCCATGGTGGCAAGAGTGAAAAATCAACCTTGTGAGTTGCATTGTGTGTCTGCgtgttatttgtttttattaattagcGTATATTTGCTAAGTACAACAGACCTTTCATactgtttttgtttatttcccTCCATTACAGGAAGATTTCCCCAACCATCTTGCTGGATGCCCCCAGAGACTCTCTGATCATGAACGAGGAGATTTTTGGTCCCTTGCTTCCCATTCTAACGGTAGGAAACAAGAGATTTGATTGCACTGAGATACGTCTAAGTGTCTTTCATTTCTTTAGGATGTAACTTGAAAGAAATATCGAAGCATATGAAGTTACTTTGAAATAACACTGAACAGTACCACATGTCCTTCTCTCCAAGCTGAACAGAGTAGTAGAATTTACTTCGTATTTCTTGTAAACTAGCAGTTCTTGTCATATAATAGAAGCTATGACATAGTGTCCCAGAAAGATTACTTGGAGAAAATAGTTTAAGCTGCCTATGCCTCGTGCTTAAAATCTGCTGATTTTTGATTTAGCAATCTGTTCTTGAATTTTCTGCAGGCATAtggcattttattaaaataaagagaCTAGTCACTATTGTAATTTAGAAGTGGGTgatctttgaagaaaaatagagaatttGGCCAGTAATTTTCTCTGTATTTCTATTTGAACCTCGGGCAGATCCATAATGATTTAGCTTTTTGGTTGGAACAGGTTGAGAAAGTGGAAGACAGCTTTGACATTATAAATTCGGGAACAAAACCCCTTGCTGCATATTTGTTTACCAGCAACAAGAAGCTCAAGGAGCAATTTGTGATGACTGTCTCTGCTGGGGGTGTGGTCATCAATGACACTGTTCTACATGTGATTATTCTTCCTTGAACTATTAGTATCCAGCTGCAAACACTTACCTCTTGCATGTACAGTTGTtccatacacacatacatagaGAGGAACTAATAGTTTGAGTGAGTTGGTATTCTTACACATCTGGGGTTAGACGTGAGAATATTGGTATTCTTACACAATGGTTGCATAGGTATTTTGAACGTCATTAAATGAAAGATAGTAGCTGTTTTTGTCAAATATTGGTTTTGCTAGAAAGTCGTGTTGCATGGGAATCCTAATTCTGGAAGTCTTTGGGCGAATATACTTACAAGGGAAGGAAGCCAATATCAGGTGATTGCtcagtgaaaaaaaaatgtacgaataaaaatatagaagcaGGAGAAAGTAATGCACGGTAGAAAGAGAGGCACATATACATATTTAGTTCAACTCAGTCTAATAATATGCAAACTGTACCTATAAAGTGGTAGCAACAGTGAGCACTTAGATTTTCAAAACTCTTGGCCTCAAATTTGATTTTCTGCACTCAAATGACAGAATGCTATGTGCTTGATTTTCATGAAAACTCACAGTATCTTTCATGTTTGCCCATATGGATTCTGAAATGAGTCTCAAAACTGAGGTAATATACATTTCCAGTAACTTCCATATACATGTTATTTTATGATAGTAAAACCCAACATTTATGTACGTGTGAACTAACAAATAGAAGCATGTGGTGTTCTTGTATGTACATGTTTGGATCCTCACAAATCTTTTTgcattttacaattatatataggatctaaatatgtaatatgtatTTGATGATGCAGCTTTCAGTTGCCGGTTTACCATTTGGAGGAGTTCAGGAGAGTGGAATGGGTGCCTATCATGGGAAATTCTCTTTTGATGCTTTTAGCCATAAGAAGGCAGTTCTGTATCGAAGTTTTGCTGGCGATGCACCTGTGAGGTACCCACCTTACACAAAAGGGAAGTTAAGATTGATGAAGGCTCTGATAGGTGGTAGTATACTTAGTGCAATCTTTGCTCTGTTTGGATTGTCCAAGGATTAAgagataatttaatataactgTGTTGGGTGCaagtttctttgtttctttgtaTTTTGAAGCTACTCACTCGGCATAAATGGTCTCATTTCAATATGAACAAGATTTGATTTGTTgtgcaaatgaaaaatatgcaaCATTGCTGATTCTTTTAGCAATGTGATGCTCATGTTACTTCAGCCTGAATGGGCACCTGTGTCCGGTAATGAGCCACTCTCCTTAGCACCGCCTCTTATGTTCATAAATCTGCATCACTTGATAAATTTTCTCGAATGCAAGATGAAGATAGACTCTAGATTTACTAATCTGTGCTGTTGTCTTTCTAAAATGATGCAAAAATAAGTCAGGTGACATTAGGAATATCTTGAAAGAAAGAGTTTGTTATTGACCTAAAAGAAGAGTTTTTCATACctatatatgagattataatGCAATACTCTAAACTAACCAGTccatccttttccttttctttatttttatttgtaaatttgatTCAACCAGATTAGATTAcatgtaattaaatatattcTGGCATATTATGAAATTCTGTTGTAATTTAAGCATACTATAAATGTTGAGGAAACCAAATCACTGCAACTTTTAACTGGAATTTATAAAACACTTGAAAGAACCTCTCTTTTGACAGAATTCTAGTTCAGTTCAAATCAAAATGCTTACATCCTTCAACCAACCACAAG
Protein-coding sequences here:
- the LOC108994687 gene encoding aldehyde dehydrogenase family 3 member H1 isoform X2 produces the protein MLFVRVLNIVAARIMAIEGEKNVYEVEIEASSLVKEIRESYATGKTRSYEWRMSQLQRLVQMLEHHEQEIAEAIVADLSKPMFEALAYEVAMLKNSCSLAVKKLKQWMVPEKVKTSITTFPSSAEIVPEPLGVVLVISPWNYPFLLSLDPVIGAIAAGNAVVLKPSEVSPATSSLLAKLVGEYMDNSLIRVVEGGVAETTALLEQKWDKICYTGNGRVGRIVMAAAAKHLTPVLLELGGKSPVVVDSGINLQVATRRIIAGKWGCNNGQTCVAPDYILTTKDFAPKLVDALKHELEHFFGENPLDSKDLSRIVNSNHFARLTKLLDEDRVSGTIVHGGKSEKSTLKISPTILLDAPRDSLIMNEEIFGPLLPILTVEKVEDSFDIINSGTKPLAAYLFTSNKKLKEQFVMTVSAGGVVINDTVLHLSVAGLPFGGVQESGMGAYHGKFSFDAFSHKKAVLYRSFAGDAPVRYPPYTKGKLRLMKALIGGSILSAIFALFGLSKD
- the LOC108994687 gene encoding aldehyde dehydrogenase family 3 member H1 isoform X1, with the protein product MAAMEETKVGVDADAASRLVKELRDGFATGKTRSYQWRVSQLKSILKMAEDHEHDVVEALRSDLSKPELESCLYEVAMLKNSCSLAVKKLKQWMVPEKVKTSITTFPSSAEIVPEPLGVVLVISPWNYPFLLSLDPVIGAIAAGNAVVLKPSEVSPATSSLLAKLVGEYMDNSLIRVVEGGVAETTALLEQKWDKICYTGNGRVGRIVMAAAAKHLTPVLLELGGKSPVVVDSGINLQVATRRIIAGKWGCNNGQTCVAPDYILTTKDFAPKLVDALKHELEHFFGENPLDSKDLSRIVNSNHFARLTKLLDEDRVSGTIVHGGKSEKSTLKISPTILLDAPRDSLIMNEEIFGPLLPILTVEKVEDSFDIINSGTKPLAAYLFTSNKKLKEQFVMTVSAGGVVINDTVLHLSVAGLPFGGVQESGMGAYHGKFSFDAFSHKKAVLYRSFAGDAPVRYPPYTKGKLRLMKALIGGSILSAIFALFGLSKD